The proteins below are encoded in one region of Reichenbachiella sp. 5M10:
- a CDS encoding DUF2461 domain-containing protein, with the protein MPNHPLKEPFAFLNQLQNNNNREWFNTHKDTYLKAHQQVIAFAEKLHQSLSKSDLIETPTGKKSLHRIYRDVRFSKDKTPYSTYFGGGFRRATALRRGGYYYHLEPHHTHVIGGFWGPNAADLLHIRKQIQLDPEPLREILDAAEFKLHFGQLLGARLKTYPRGFEADDPAIDLLRYKQFLIRHDFTEREVHSVDFHELVAEQFQNMRPFFDYMSDILSTDFNGEPLH; encoded by the coding sequence ATGCCCAATCATCCACTGAAGGAGCCTTTTGCTTTCCTCAACCAACTACAAAACAACAACAACCGAGAGTGGTTCAACACGCACAAGGACACCTATCTAAAGGCTCACCAGCAAGTCATCGCTTTCGCGGAAAAACTACACCAATCTCTAAGTAAGTCCGACCTCATCGAAACACCCACAGGCAAAAAGAGTCTCCACCGCATCTATAGAGACGTACGCTTTTCCAAAGACAAGACTCCCTATAGCACCTACTTCGGAGGGGGATTTCGTCGGGCCACTGCCCTGCGTCGTGGGGGGTACTACTACCACCTCGAACCACACCATACCCATGTCATCGGTGGATTTTGGGGACCGAATGCAGCAGACCTGCTGCACATCCGCAAACAAATTCAGCTCGACCCAGAGCCACTTCGTGAGATACTAGACGCAGCAGAGTTCAAACTACATTTTGGTCAACTCCTCGGTGCACGACTCAAAACCTACCCAAGAGGATTTGAAGCCGACGATCCAGCCATTGACTTGTTGCGTTACAAGCAATTCTTGATTCGTCATGACTTTACGGAGAGAGAAGTCCACAGCGTCGACTTCCATGAACTCGTTGCAGAACAATTTCAAAACATGCGACCATTTTTCGACTACATGAGCGACATTCTCTCCACAGATTTCAACGGTGAACCGCTGCATTGA